The window gggaaacgtttcattttttcaaagaaatgtttgttaaaaaaaattcaaggctccagctggattcaatcacagaccatgtgacatgggagtcaggaacctcacccacagtgccaccggcaAGCTCACAtgaagagtgctgaaaaagcactacagaaacattatcaacagacaatgtacagcatgtactatttttgtgttgcggtacatgaatataattatatcattattaatttctttagatacgcgattccatattatatttccttttaatcaaattctaaaagtatgcttgttgactccagtatcacgttagttaaagacttcgatgcttaaaatgtttagggagaaatggaatactggtgtgtatgttttctttaaagtactgagaccagccatatactgtatgtttaagttccaaaatgaatatcgtttatggccttcacacgcgttacagtatgctcctattctttttatgctcaggtactaagatttcccttcaatggtaaaattccatataaatattcagtacttaaacgggcacagttaagatattaaatatacaattacataatgtataaagtacagtttgcatatggtaatatgtttatgttcctaaatcaatctcttttatgagcatgtgaatggcatggtgaatcgattcccAAAAAtttctgtactttgcatgattgaaaacaaatgcgtgattgcgaaatgctgtggtgttacttttacaaagacggtcaatgaaaaaaagaatgtggaccagggcaatactttgagtttacagcttgtccaaagtcattcattattaatactattagtaatatcttcgttaaagactttgatggtgacagctcaaacatgagaggttgagctttattagctacaccttgcggaaattccggatactattattttaattgcggtattataggagaatttacggtaactcgcggtagaccgcgtaaagcgcaccgcgaaataatgcggtatcgcccgcgcattttgaatggctgcatctgtatatacagtaatataaatgTCTACTTGAATAGCATAAAAGTCTAAAGAAGAACGTTACAGAAGATTAATTAAAAGAATGATGAGCTACAGTAAAAGCATCTTGAGGTGCTCAATCTGccaaatgaaaaatatgtttttttctttctatttttaaaataatggaacAGTATCACTAAGCCTcacttcacaaaaataaaaattctcattGTTCACCTTCAAAACCTTATTGTCATCTGTCCCACCTATAACTTTGGTAAATActactattttattttctgaggaACGAGTGTTAAATATAGTACTCTTACATTCTTTCCACAGTCAGAATTAAGGCATTATGCAATGTTAGGGAGActtgaaaaacagtttaaaccaatagcagggtgtctgtgtgctctgtgtgtcaaACCTGTGACCTGAGTCCCTGGTATCTGCTTTTGGGCAATACACTTAACATATTAATAACTCCAGAAAGTAGCTGTCAGTATGTGTATATTAGCTAAATACCTTTCTTGGTAGAGGATACTAATAAAGAGTATATCTCCATTAATATTATTTCCTTTTTacctcattttaaatatttatctaTAATAACAACATACTAATTCTCACTTGTTATTTAACAAATCTCACTTTCAAAGTTTCAAAATTATGAAGAtaatagtatactgtatgatatgtAAAAGAAGTATCAGATAAAAacaggaaactttttttttttcacctgttGGATTTCCAGTGGTTAATATGTGATTTGTTGGCATCCCTGTAATCATCTTCTGAGCTGCTGGATTCCTGCTGATCACGATCATCAGCCTCAGATGGTAGAGCTGAAGACTGGAGTGGGACTGTAGATGTAAATAACACCGGTGCTGGTGCTGGTGATGTTACTGTTGCTGTGAGAGAACATAAGCAATGCACAGGGTTTAATAATTGTAATATACTGAGTCTGAttcttttatcttttctttcaaattgttaaaagaaattaagaaatgtatttgtgaacaatttaagaaaaacatcCAAATTAGAGAACCTCTTGACATTGTGTTAGCATTTTACTGTACAACATTTACTGTGCACACATGTAACAGTATATGTGTTCTATCATCACAAATTATGATTCAAACTGATTCAGTCACATCATGAATATAATGCTGTCAGGTATAATACCAAGTACTGGACATCAGCGTAGTCCACATCAGGGAAAACTGATAAACAAGGCATTGGGAAAGTGATACATTCATTTTGATAACtaagggaaaaaataattgaattgcATTCATTCTTATTGTGACTTCCCGAAGGTCTCATATATATTGCATAAGAATGGTGTTTTCTCACACTATAGTTCTTACCCTCAGTTACATTCAGGTACACAGGCACCCATTCCTGTGCTGCAACACAGCGGTACCAGCCTGTGTCCCTCCTCTGCAGTCCCCCCAGAGTCACAATGAAAACTCTGTGTGCTCTGTAGTCTCTGATCAGGACTGAGGAACCAGTCCGATCTGCTGTCTTACAGGAGCTCCTGCATTCACTCTTACACCACATTTTCACACTGTTTGTGTGCCTGTCGCTGTAGTgacactggacactgacactctTTCCTTCCTCAGCAGTTACTGTGGGATTCGCCACtgtcagtcctgcagtgtctgcCAACAGAGAAACAAGAGGTGACTGAACTCTGTGGTCCAGATAATTTGATTAAGAGTCCAGATTTATTAACTCCCTTCAAACCCCAAGTGGTAGAACGCTAGTGAACATCCTTTGGGTGTCACACCTGGAGAAGGCACTACAGCCGAagtgttctgtttcttttcttctcttttcagcatgtaataaacctttacttgcagCATAcacatgctgaagcagctacctacttgaacaccTTGAACATTGACAAGCAAGCACTCAGGGGAAAGCTACATGAGTACCCTtcaacatattgttaaattaactTAACACAGAACAATTGAGACTTGTTAATAACACATTAATTGCAAAACAGGACACTTTACTCTTCATTGCAGTGGACACATGGATTTCTGAAATAGACTGATCACCAATACTGtgaaattatgaaaatattatttttgcatttctgaaATTTAGACTTTGGTTTCATTTTCATAAACTAAATGGTTCTAAAATCTGTAGTctatttgtttcatttgtgatgtGTTATGGATCCAATAAATTAGTGTAACAAAAGGGTTATTCACCTAATTTTAACCTGTACATATGCTTGCTGGCACTTAATTCACAATTAAAAGCATCTGCTGACTTAATGACTCTGCAGTACAATCCTGTCTTATAATCTGCATTTAtatttacaatacaaacaaataGTTCACATAATGTTAACTCTTGCAATTTTATAAATCCAGCCAGATggccagaataaaaataaacaaaaatgtaccAATACACTGGAGCAGTACTGAAAATTCAGTGTTTATCACCAATAAATCAATAGAATGTTAATCTTCTTTAGCAATTAATGTGTTATTGTCCAATATCATCTCTTATAACTGATATCTGTTCAGTTTAAGTGTTCACTACACACCTTTTCGATACACTTCCCCCAACTGCATCAGGACGCAGACTCCTAATCTGACTGAACCATTTACAAACCTTAGACTCATCAATTCTAATGGCACAGTCAGAGATCCTGCCCCTGAACGCATTAATTTCATCCCAAAAATTATGTATGTCAAACTGAAGATAAAATTGATTCAGATCATCAGCAAAGTCAGCGTCTAAGTTACCACCTGTGTTAATACTGCTGCCTCTGTTCTTGTGCATTCCCACCATAGACCCAATACCCTCCCATGCAGAGTGTGAGCTATCCTTACACATTGCCTCCTCCAGTTTATCCTTATACCAGCAGAGTACCAGCAATGGAGAGCAGATTAAAGCCTTCATGGGACGGTATCAGTACAGTAATAGTGAGAGTGTCCTTGTATGGGACTCCCACCTCCCTAAAttatgaaattagaaaatatttgGTCTACGTA is drawn from Lepisosteus oculatus isolate fLepOcu1 chromosome 18, fLepOcu1.hap2, whole genome shotgun sequence and contains these coding sequences:
- the LOC138223967 gene encoding polymeric immunoglobulin receptor-like — its product is MARAQQFRSSIETYALRQRTWGNLVLGAEWVFCTILIQTGSQVKEGNRISICDDVNKQVFTVTMRNLEPHDSGWYWCAVEIGGKETPDDRTYLYLTVTDDTAGLTVANPTVTAEEGKSVSVQCHYSDRHTNSVKMWCKSECRSSCKTADRTGSSVLIRDYRAHRVFIVTLGGLQRRDTGWYRCVAAQEWVPVYLNVTEATVTSPAPAPVLFTSTVPLQSSALPSEADDRDQQESSSSEDDYRDANKSHINHWKSNRHILNPLLITLGLLILLVIGVIVTGMTWNKCNRQ